In Priestia megaterium NBRC 15308 = ATCC 14581, the following proteins share a genomic window:
- a CDS encoding ABC transporter ATP-binding protein, whose product MIEINNVSKTYGKKRSLANVTLTVESGEVIGLLGPNGAGKSTLLSILSTITAPSSGNVTIGGLSLKKNQKAIREVIGYVPQDIALWEELSVKENMKMWSKMTSRSLSNEQLQSLCSAVQLEGRWKEKVKNLSGGMKRKLNIAVSLIHEPSVLLMDEPTVGIDLQSKLEIIRYIKQLAAKGKTIIYITHDLNEILDVCHRFAVLKEGKLEFVGTMDQAKEKTGEEAEENVVYKLLHD is encoded by the coding sequence ATGATTGAAATTAACAATGTTAGCAAAACATACGGAAAAAAACGGTCGTTAGCAAATGTTACGCTGACTGTAGAAAGTGGAGAAGTCATTGGTCTTTTAGGACCAAACGGCGCTGGTAAGTCGACGCTTCTGTCTATTTTGTCTACCATTACGGCTCCTTCAAGCGGGAATGTCACGATTGGAGGCTTATCGCTTAAGAAAAATCAAAAAGCGATTCGAGAAGTCATTGGCTATGTTCCACAGGACATAGCGCTGTGGGAAGAGCTTAGCGTAAAAGAAAACATGAAAATGTGGAGCAAAATGACTTCACGCTCTCTGTCGAATGAACAGCTTCAGTCTCTTTGCTCAGCTGTACAGCTCGAAGGTAGATGGAAGGAAAAAGTGAAAAATTTATCAGGGGGCATGAAGCGAAAGCTAAACATAGCCGTTTCACTTATTCATGAACCGTCCGTTTTGTTAATGGACGAGCCGACGGTCGGAATTGATTTGCAGTCCAAGCTTGAGATCATTCGTTATATTAAACAGCTGGCGGCAAAAGGAAAGACGATTATCTATATTACCCATGATTTGAATGAAATATTAGATGTGTGTCATCGGTTTGCGGTCTTGAAGGAAGGAAAGCTGGAATTTGTCGGCACGATGGACCAAGCGAAGGAAAAGACTGGGGAAGAGGCAGAAGAGAACGTTGTGTATAAGCTGCTGCATGATTAA
- a CDS encoding hemolysin family protein, whose protein sequence is MITINLIIFAILIVLTAFFVASEFAIVKLRSSRVDQLVAEGKKGANAVKTVTTHLDEYLSACQLGITITALGLGWLGEPTVAKIVEPLFEKMGVAASLTHILSFIIAFALVTFVHVVVGELAPKTFAIQKAETVTLLFARPLILFYKIMFPFIWLLNGSARLLTGMFGLKPASEHELAHSEEELRIILSESFKGGEINQSEYKYVNNIFEFDNRVAREIMVPRTEISAVSEDDSIEDFLKLAVEDRYTRYPVTVDGDKDNIIGLVNVKEILNDVVINDALKKQSVKLYMNPIIQVIETVAIQDLLRSMQKKRTHMAVLIDEYGGTAGIVTVEDILEEIVGEIRDEFDTDEKPLVQKISDQHFVFNSKVLLEEVNEVLHIEIENDDIDTIGGWMLMQNIDIQESESFKLFGYEFIAKEMDGHQMKEVEVRALPEEERVQPESHSPEQEVTQA, encoded by the coding sequence TTGATAACCATTAACTTAATTATTTTTGCGATTTTAATTGTACTCACTGCTTTTTTCGTTGCTTCAGAGTTTGCAATTGTGAAGCTTCGTAGTTCACGGGTAGATCAACTTGTTGCTGAAGGAAAAAAAGGAGCGAATGCGGTTAAAACCGTGACGACACACTTAGATGAATATTTATCTGCGTGTCAGCTTGGTATTACGATTACTGCTTTAGGACTCGGTTGGTTAGGAGAACCGACTGTTGCGAAGATTGTAGAACCCCTGTTTGAAAAAATGGGCGTTGCTGCATCTTTAACACATATTCTTTCATTCATTATCGCATTTGCGCTTGTAACGTTTGTTCACGTAGTCGTTGGTGAATTAGCGCCAAAAACATTTGCGATTCAAAAAGCTGAAACCGTTACGTTATTGTTTGCTCGTCCGTTAATTTTATTCTATAAAATTATGTTCCCCTTCATTTGGTTACTAAATGGTTCTGCCCGTTTATTAACTGGAATGTTTGGATTAAAGCCAGCTTCAGAGCATGAACTTGCGCACAGTGAAGAAGAGCTGCGCATTATTTTATCAGAAAGTTTTAAAGGCGGGGAAATTAACCAGTCTGAATATAAGTACGTGAACAACATTTTCGAATTCGATAACCGTGTTGCTCGCGAAATCATGGTACCAAGAACAGAAATTTCAGCTGTTTCTGAAGACGACAGCATTGAAGATTTCTTAAAGCTTGCTGTAGAAGATCGCTACACTCGTTACCCTGTTACCGTTGACGGAGACAAAGATAACATTATCGGCTTAGTCAACGTCAAAGAGATTCTAAACGATGTCGTAATTAACGATGCGTTAAAAAAGCAAAGCGTGAAGCTTTATATGAATCCTATTATTCAAGTAATTGAAACCGTAGCGATTCAAGACCTATTGCGCTCGATGCAAAAGAAACGTACGCATATGGCTGTGTTGATTGATGAGTACGGCGGTACGGCTGGTATCGTTACCGTTGAAGATATTTTAGAAGAAATCGTTGGAGAAATTCGAGATGAGTTTGATACAGATGAAAAGCCGCTTGTTCAAAAAATCAGCGATCAGCACTTTGTCTTTAACTCAAAAGTACTGCTTGAAGAAGTTAACGAAGTCCTTCATATCGAAATTGAAAACGACGATATCGATACAATTGGCGGCTGGATGTTAATGCAAAATATCGATATCCAGGAAAGCGAATCGTTCAAACTTTTCGGATACGAGTTTATTGCAAAAGAAATGGACGGTCACCAAATGAAAGAAGTAGAAGTACGTGCCCTTCCTGAAGAAGAACGCGTGCAGCCTGAAAGTCATTCACCAGAACAAGAAGTTACACAAGCATAA
- a CDS encoding MerR family transcriptional regulator: MAHVTKRTVDYYTNIGLLKAERSASNYRFYNEEALKRLYLIEKLKSEGRSLEEISSLFSIEQSENSHSKDELASKFYVLNDSLKEVAPLMEKLNEEDRKVMMNRLSPESVTLLHSLLLLLS, translated from the coding sequence ATGGCACATGTAACGAAACGCACGGTTGACTATTATACCAACATTGGTTTGTTAAAAGCAGAACGCTCTGCTTCTAACTATCGCTTTTATAACGAAGAAGCGCTGAAACGTCTTTATTTAATTGAAAAATTAAAAAGCGAAGGCCGTTCTCTTGAAGAAATTTCTTCTCTATTTTCTATAGAGCAATCCGAGAATAGCCACTCCAAAGACGAATTAGCATCCAAATTTTACGTACTAAACGACAGTTTAAAAGAAGTTGCACCGCTTATGGAAAAGCTTAATGAAGAAGATCGAAAAGTAATGATGAATCGGCTTTCACCAGAAAGCGTCACTCTTTTGCACTCTTTACTGCTGCTACTGTCGTAA
- a CDS encoding VOC family protein produces MNLKRMHHVAIIGSNYERSKAFYVNVLGCKIIEETYRKERDSYKLDLEVAPGYQIELFSFPNPPRRPSRPEACGLRHLAFAVESVEDSKRELEQQGIDVESIRVDELTGKKFTFFADPDGLPLELYEEKEGE; encoded by the coding sequence ATGAATTTAAAACGAATGCACCACGTAGCCATTATAGGAAGTAATTATGAACGTTCAAAAGCTTTTTATGTAAATGTGTTAGGATGCAAGATTATAGAAGAAACATATAGAAAAGAAAGAGATTCATATAAGCTAGATTTAGAAGTAGCTCCTGGCTATCAAATTGAGTTGTTCTCGTTTCCAAATCCGCCACGGCGTCCTTCAAGACCTGAAGCGTGCGGCTTACGCCATTTAGCTTTTGCGGTTGAAAGCGTAGAGGATTCCAAGCGTGAACTAGAGCAGCAAGGGATTGATGTGGAATCTATTAGGGTAGATGAACTAACGGGAAAAAAATTCACATTTTTTGCTGATCCGGATGGGTTACCGCTAGAGCTTTATGAAGAGAAAGAGGGGGAATAA
- a CDS encoding gamma-glutamylcyclotransferase, producing MCNYLFVYGTLLEGEGNHGLLHHARPIAKQAKTKGKLYDTKQGYPMLDIDSEHIVYGEVYEVTDQLMWKALDELEGYIHEGHKDNEYDKVVQTVETDQGEFEAVVYVASDRSLLHEFIPSGNWRVWKEDLLEGMLYFAYGSCMDNDRFIKHGVDQHFQDCLGRAVFKGYTLRYNHVIHDGGRADMVEEGGVVEGKLYRVPPEAITYLYGREGVDNNGYRPAIISVEHEGKMVDHVLTFFVLNKEKEVAPPDHYSTEIIRGATGVLSEEYVQKLIEQVHALKNSDVVNN from the coding sequence ATGTGCAATTATTTATTTGTATACGGAACGCTTCTTGAAGGAGAAGGTAATCACGGATTGCTGCATCATGCGCGCCCTATTGCCAAGCAGGCAAAAACGAAAGGGAAATTATATGACACAAAGCAAGGCTATCCTATGCTTGATATCGACAGTGAACATATTGTGTACGGAGAAGTATATGAAGTGACCGATCAGCTTATGTGGAAGGCTCTTGATGAATTAGAAGGGTACATTCATGAAGGTCATAAAGACAATGAATATGATAAAGTTGTGCAAACGGTTGAAACGGACCAAGGTGAATTTGAAGCCGTTGTGTATGTGGCAAGCGATCGTTCGCTGCTGCACGAATTTATCCCGAGCGGAAACTGGCGCGTGTGGAAAGAAGATTTATTAGAAGGTATGCTGTATTTTGCTTACGGTTCATGTATGGATAACGATCGTTTTATTAAGCACGGGGTGGATCAGCATTTCCAAGACTGTCTCGGCAGAGCTGTTTTCAAAGGCTATACGCTTCGATATAACCACGTTATTCATGACGGAGGACGTGCAGACATGGTTGAAGAAGGCGGAGTCGTTGAAGGCAAACTGTACCGCGTGCCGCCTGAAGCAATTACGTACCTGTATGGCAGAGAAGGCGTAGATAATAACGGCTATCGCCCTGCTATTATTTCTGTCGAGCATGAAGGTAAGATGGTGGATCATGTTCTTACTTTTTTTGTGTTAAATAAAGAAAAAGAAGTCGCACCTCCGGATCATTATTCGACTGAAATTATTCGAGGGGCAACAGGTGTACTCAGCGAAGAATATGTTCAGAAGCTAATAGAACAAGTCCATGCGCTAAAAAATAGCGATGTTGTAAATAACTAA
- a CDS encoding aldose 1-epimerase family protein, with protein sequence MIVLENSKMKVSIQEKGAEVVEVFHKEKDLQFMWSGDPAYWGRVSPVLFPIVGRLKNDQYTVDQREYSLPQHGFLRDSAFSVIEQTNETARLQFATNGRFKDVYPFECSVEISYRLENNRLTFQWKVVNEDKDDMYFSIGAHPAFRIPLRENEQISDYFLEIEPSKTTPKEFILKDALIHEKGAAENLHQLPLSADLFANDALIFSHIDGITIKSPVNENQINVQFNDFPYVGIWSKYDAENHTIAPFLCIEPWFGIADTHDHNGNFKEKLGINRLSKDGVFQTEFSVSFS encoded by the coding sequence ATGATTGTACTAGAAAATAGTAAAATGAAAGTAAGTATTCAAGAAAAAGGAGCGGAAGTTGTAGAAGTATTTCATAAAGAAAAAGACCTGCAGTTCATGTGGAGCGGAGACCCCGCTTATTGGGGACGAGTATCCCCCGTATTGTTTCCAATCGTAGGCCGATTAAAAAATGATCAGTATACCGTTGATCAGCGCGAATACTCTTTGCCACAGCACGGTTTTTTACGTGATTCTGCTTTCAGCGTGATCGAACAAACAAACGAAACGGCACGGCTGCAATTTGCTACAAACGGCCGCTTTAAAGACGTATATCCGTTTGAATGTTCAGTTGAAATCAGCTACCGTCTGGAAAATAACCGATTAACTTTTCAGTGGAAAGTAGTGAACGAAGATAAAGACGATATGTATTTTTCAATTGGAGCCCACCCTGCTTTTCGTATTCCGTTACGTGAAAACGAGCAGATTTCTGATTACTTTTTAGAAATAGAGCCTTCTAAAACTACGCCGAAGGAATTTATATTAAAAGACGCTCTTATTCATGAAAAAGGAGCTGCAGAAAATTTGCATCAGCTGCCGCTAAGCGCAGATTTATTTGCAAATGATGCGCTAATTTTTAGTCATATTGACGGAATTACGATTAAATCGCCGGTTAATGAAAATCAAATTAACGTTCAGTTTAATGATTTCCCGTATGTCGGTATTTGGTCAAAGTATGATGCAGAAAATCATACAATCGCTCCTTTTCTTTGCATCGAACCTTGGTTTGGAATTGCAGATACGCATGATCACAACGGAAATTTCAAAGAAAAATTAGGCATCAACCGTTTATCAAAAGACGGTGTATTTCAAACAGAATTCTCTGTTTCCTTTAGCTAA
- a CDS encoding YndM family protein, which translates to MNHATLLLIKFAAALIAFGIGLDLFFDATIGDIISFSLLTTVVTYLVVDRIVLPRVGNRDAIIVEFVLTYMSVWIFGTLLLDSYVQIAWGSIISAAIITFAEVFVHRYLFNHIETKHTVRTRPAFKRKLAYDTEFAEEQHVENKENPK; encoded by the coding sequence ATGAATCATGCAACATTATTGCTCATTAAATTTGCAGCGGCACTTATTGCGTTTGGTATAGGCCTTGATTTGTTTTTTGATGCAACCATCGGAGACATTATTTCCTTTAGCTTGCTAACGACAGTTGTGACATATTTAGTAGTGGATCGAATTGTACTGCCTCGAGTGGGCAACCGTGATGCCATTATTGTTGAATTTGTTCTAACCTATATGAGCGTATGGATTTTTGGAACATTGTTATTAGACAGCTACGTTCAAATTGCTTGGGGAAGTATTATTTCTGCAGCTATTATTACATTTGCCGAGGTTTTTGTTCACCGCTACTTATTCAACCATATTGAAACGAAACATACAGTGAGAACGCGTCCCGCTTTTAAGCGAAAACTAGCGTATGACACAGAATTTGCAGAAGAACAGCATGTAGAAAACAAGGAAAATCCAAAATAA